The sequence CACCAATTACTGTCGAAATGACTGCTACTATTGCGGAATAAGGAAAAGCAACTGCAATGCCGAAAGATACCGTCTTACAAAAGAGCAAATACTTGAATGCTGTGACGTGGGATATGAGCTGGGTTTTCGCACCTTCGTGCTTCAAGGGGGCGAAGACGGTTATTATACCGACAAAATTTTGGCGGACATAGTAAGCAGCATCAAGGCAAAATATCCCGATTGTGCGATTACTCTCTCTTTGGGTGAAAAAAGTTATGAAAGCTATAAATTGCTTTATGAGGCTGGAGCGGACAGATACCTTCTTCGCCATGAAACAGCAAATGCCCAGCACTACTCAAAGCTTCATCCGCCTGTTATGTCCCTTAAAAACAGAAAACAATGTCTTTACAATCTCAAAGAAATAGGATACCAGGTAGGTTGCGGTTTTATGGTCGGTTCACCGTTTCAGACCACGGAATGTCTCGTTGATGACTTAATGTTTATAAAAGAATTGCAGCCCCACATGGTGGGAATAGGTCCGTTTATCCCGCACAAGGATACGCCTTTTGCCGGCAAACCCGCCGGTACCCTGGAGCTGACATTGTTCCTTCTCGGCATCATACGGCTAATGCTTCCCTACGTTCTGCTTCCGGCCACCACAGCCCTTGGCACAATCCATCCCAAAGGCAGGGAACTGGGTATTCTTGCAGGCGCAAACGTGGTAATGCCAAACCTTTCGCCGAAAGAAGTAAGAAGCAAGTATCTTTTATATGACAATAAAATCTGTACCGGGGATGAAGCCGCAGAATGCAGAATGTGCCTAACCCACCGTATTGAAAGCATCGGATACAAACTGGTTGTGTCAAGAGGCGACTGCAAAAAGCCAAATTAAAACAAAAACAGGATAAAATAAGAAAACTTAAAGAAACTAAAGAAAGATCAAACCAAAACAAAATTAAACTAAAAAACGAATTAGAGTCAAAAACAATCAGAGCCAATAAAAACTCAAACACATACGGCAAATTTGGCCGGTGACAAATACAAAAGCGATGGAATATCACATACCATCGCTTTTACTTTTAATACATTTTTAAACTACACAAAATCAGTATAAAAGCAATATAGAAAGGCTCGTTTTGCTGAAATCCACTATGCATCCTGGAATAATGCCGTGGACAAATATCTCTCTCCTGTATCGGGAAGCAGAACCACAATGTTCTTTCCTTTGTTTTCAGGCCTTTTTGCAATCTGTGTGGCTGCAAAAGCTGCAGCTCCCGAGGATATTCCCACCAAAAGACCTTCCGTTCTTGCAAGCTTTCTGGATGTTTCAAAGGCCTCTTCATTTTTAACCTTGAATATTTCATCCACCACTGCGCGGTTGAAATTATCCGGCACAAAACCGGCACCTATTCCCTGTATCTTGTGAGGACCTTTGGTTCCTCCGGACAGAACCGGTGAATCAAAAGGCTCCACCGCAACAATCTTTACATCCGGCTTGCGCTGCTTTAACACTTCACCGACACCGGAAATTGTTCCTCCTGTTCCAACTCCCGCCACAAATATATCCACCTGTCCGTCGGTGTCTCTCCAGATTTCCTCTGCCGTGGTCCTTCTGTGAATCTCCGGATTTGCAGGATTGGAGAACTGTTGAGGGATAAAGGAGTTGGGTATTTCACGGGCAAGCTCCTCAGCCTTTCTGATCGCTCCTCCCATTCCGTCGGCTCCCGGTGTCAGCACCAACTCGGCACCCAAAGCCTTTAAAAGATTCCTTCTTTCAATACTCATGGTCTCTGGCATTGTAAGTATAACCCTGTATCCTCTTGCAGCTGCCACAAAAGCCAGGGCAATACCTGTATTTCCGCTTGTGGGCTCTATAATAACCGTATCTTTGTTTATTATTCCTTTTTCTTCTGCGTCCTTTATCATTGCATAACCAATCCTGTCCTTTACACTGGATGCAGGATTGAAGTATTCGAGCTTTGCTATCAGGACAGCTTCCAAATTGTTTGCTCTGTTATAATTGCTCAACTCCAAAAGCGGGGTATTTCCTATGAGTTCCGTCAGATTCTTAGCTATTTTAGCCATTTTATCACCTCCGAAAATTAATCCTAACAATTCATATATGTTTTGTTGTTTTTATTTTATTACTTTTACACTTATTTGTCAATCCTAATTTTCCAATTCTTCATTCATACTTCCCGTCCTGTATCCCATAAGGTCAAGGGAAACATATACAAAACCCAGTTCTTTAAATTTCGAATATACCGAATTTCTGATTTGTTTATCCATAAATCTGCCGAAATCCTCATCTGCAACTTCAATTCTTGCCAAATTTCCATGATACCTTACCCTAACTTGCTTAAAGCCCAAATCAATAAGAAACTGCTCCGCTTTGTCAACTCTTTTAAGCTTTTCCTCCGTTATTCTCTCCCCATAGGGGAACCTTGAGGACAGGCAGGCAAAGGAAGGCTTATCCCAGGTTTTAAGTCCCATTTCCTTCGATAATTTTCGAATTTCCGCCTTGGTAAGCCCAACTTCCCTAAGTGGACTTACAATTTCAAGCTCTTCTATGGCCTTAAGTCCCGGCCGGTAGTCCCCGAGATCGTCATAATTTGAACCTTCCACTACGAATTTATAGCCTTCATCCTCTGCAATTCGCTTTATTTTACTGAAAAGCTCCTTCTTGCACAGATAACATCTGTTGGGAGGGTTTTCGGCAAAACCCTCCACATTGAGTTCCTCTGAAATTATAGTCTTAAAAGGAATTCCATAATTTGAAGCAAAATTTTCCGCATCTTTAAGCTCCCTTTCCGGAAAAGCAGCCGACCTTGCCGTAACGGCCAATACCTTGTTGCCCAAAACATCGTGGGCCACTTTTAAAAGAAATGTTGAGTCCACTCCTCCTGAAAAAGCAACGATAACGCTCTCCATTTCTTTTAATCTTGCTTTGAGTTTTTCCATCTTCGCTTCCGCACTCATGATTCTTATGCCCCCACAGCCTTTTCCAGTGCCTGTTCAATATCATAAATAAGGTCGTCGACGTCTTCAATTCCGATTGAAAGCCTGATTTGATCCGGTGTAACTCCGCAGGATCTTTGCTCCTCCTCCGAAAGCTGGGAATGGGTTGTCGACGCCGGATGAATAACCAGGGATTTTGCATCGGCAACATTGGCAAGAAGTGAGAATATTTCAAGGTTTTCAATGAATTTCTTTGCCGCTTCATATCCGCCCTTTATTCCGAAAGTAAATATTGAACCTGCTCCTTTCGGGAAGTATTTTTGAGCAAGGTCATAATATTTGTTGCCTTTAAGGCTCGGATAATTTACCCACGCCACTTTCGGATGATTTTGCAAATACTCGGCAATCTTTTTTGCATTTGAAACATGCCTTTCAACCCTCAGTGACAGAGTCTCCAGTCCCTGAAGGAGAAGGAATGAATTAAACGGACTTATGCACGCACCTGTATCTCTCAAAAGCTGCACTCTGGCTCTGATAATGTATGCAAGAGGTCCTACTGCCTCAACATATTTTAAGCCGTGATAGCTTGGATCCGGCTCGGTAAGAACCGGGAATTTTCCGCTTCCGGCCCAGTCAAATTTTCCCGAATCAACAATAACTCCTCCTATGGAAGTACCGTGACCGCCGATGAACTTCGTCGCAGAATGCACAACAATATCGGCTCCAAACTCAAAAGGCCTGATAAGATACGGAGTACCAAAGGTATTGTCAACAATAAGCGGTATACCGTTCTCATGGGCAATTTTTGCGACCGCCTCAATATCAACTATGTTAATTCCGGGGTTTCCAAGAGACTCAATATAAAGAGCCTTTGTCTTTTCATTAATGGCTTTTCTGAAATTTTCCGGATCGTCAGGGTCTACAAAAACAGTTTTAATTCCAATCCTCGGTAAAGTTGCCGCAAAAAGATTATATGTTCCTCCGTAAAGAGTGCTGGCCGAAACAATTTCATCTCCCGCTCCGGCTATATTGAGTATTGCATAGGTAATAGCCGCCGAACCTGAAGCCACCGCCAGCGCTCCGACTCCTCCTTCCAAAGCGGCCATTCTCTGTTCAAAAACATCAGTTGTGGGGTTCATAATTCTTGTGTAAATATTGCCGGGCTCCTTTAACGCAAAGAGATTTGCCGCATGCTCCGGACTGTTGAACACATAGGACGTGGTCTGGTAAATCGGAACCGCTCTTGAACCTGTAGTAGGGTCGGGCTTCTGCCCTGCATGGACCTGCAAAGTGTCAAATTTCAATTTTCTTTCTGCCATAATTAAATCTCCTTTCAAATACGATTTCTCTTATTGACTTTGTCGTGATTGACATAAAAATTATATGTAATACATTGTACTGTCAATACCATTTCGTTTTCGGTAATCTTCAGCAAGATCCTCCAAAGTTATGGAATCCACCAACTCGTTAAGACTTTTGTTCATTTTTTCCCAAACATTAATCCTGATACATTTTCTTATAGACGACTCGTTCTCCGACACTTCCTCATCGTCTTCATCCGTAACCGAAAGAGGACCTTCAAGGGCTCTCAAAATTCTGCCCACTTTTATGTCCGACGGAACTTCCGACAGCATATAGCCTCCCTGGGCACCTTTTGCGCTTTTAACCAGTCCTGATTTTCTCAGAGTTGAAAATACCTGTTCAAGATAATTTGTTGAAATCCCCTGTCTTTCGGCAATACTGGCCAAAGTAACGTGCTCACCGTTGGAGTATACCGCAAGGTCAATCATTGCCCTAAGTCCATATCTTCCTTTGGTTGAAAACCTCACTTAATTCACCTCTTTTCCGTCAAACCCGTAAATTTTGATTTTACTATTATTTTATACCACTAAATATAATACTCCAACTCAGTATTTTGAGAAACGGTACTGTTGTAGCACTTTACCAAATCTTCAACGGTAATGGAGTTTGCCACATCGTTCAAAGTATTCATGATTTTCTCCCAAAAGCTTCGTGCCGTACAATTTTCATACCTCTCGCAACTGCTCTTCGACCGTTTGGTTTTCTCGGCAATGCAAGGAACCGGCGCAAGCGGTCCTTCAAGTACCGTCAGAATTTCACCCACCGTTATCTGCGACGGATCCCGGGCAAGAACATATCCCCCCTGGGCTCCCCTTATGCTTTCCACAATCCCTGCACGCCTTAAAATTAAAAAAATCTGCAATATATACGCCTCGGACATTCCGCATCTTTCGGCTATGCTTTTAAGACTTACACGTCCCTCAGACGAATGAATTGCAAGGTCAACAATGGCCTCCAATCCGTATCTGCCCTTTGTAGAAATTTTCAATCCGATCACTCCTACTGTTGGTCTTATATCTCTCCTGTTCTCTTTCTTATTTTAATTCATTCAAATCAAACGGCGTTTCCTGGTATACATAATAGTTAAGCCAGTTTGAAAAAAGGAGATTTGCATGCCCTCTCCAATTAACAACCGGTGGTTTTGTCGGGTCATCATCCGGGAAGTAGTTCTTTGGCATTTTTATCTTGAGTCCTTTTGCCAAATCTCTTTCATACTCCTCTTTCAAGGTAAACTGGTCATACTCGGAATGGCCGGTCACAAAAACCTGTCTTCCTCCCCTGGTCTTCATAATGTACACTCCTGCTTCTTCCGAGTCGGAAAGAATATCAATTTCGCCCACCTTTTCAATATCTTCCCTTCTTACCTCCGTGTGCCTGGAATGAGGAGCGTAGAAGCAATCGTCAAATCCTCTTAAAAGCATTGTATTTGGCTTGCAAATACGGTGTGGGAAGATACCGAACATTTTCTCCTTCAAAGGATATTTCTTTATGCCGTAATGATGGTATAAAGCCGCCTGAGCTCCCCAGCAAATGTGAAATGTCGAATACACATTGTGAACGCTCCAGTCCATTATCTTTTTAAGCTCTTCCCAGTAATTAACCTCTTCAAACTCCATTTGTTCCACCGGTGCACCGGTAATTATAAGTCCGTCAAATTTTTCATCCTTTACCTCATCAAAGGTTTTGTAAAATTTTGTTAAATGTTCTTCCGGAGTATTCTTTGATACATGGGTTTTCGGATGCAAAAGCTCTATCTCAACCTGAATAGGCGTATTCCCAATCAGTCGAAGAAGCTGTGTCTCCGTGGTAATCTTTGTAGGCATAAGATTCAAAATGGCAATCCTTAAGGGTCTTACATCCTGGTGCAGAGCCCTGTGTTCGTCCATTACAAATATATTCTCATTGGTTAATACTTCTTTCGCCGGCAAACTGTCAGGTATCTTTATTGGCATGTACCAAACCTCCTATACATATACATAATTTACCCACAACTTCGCTATCCTATATATCATTGTTAATTGCAATTATAGCACGATTAAATACCTTTTGGCAATGTTATAAGAAATTCCGTTCCCTCATTTATTTTACTGTAAACCTCTATATGTCCATTATGAGCCTCAACAATTGTTTTTGCAATAGTAAGTCCTATTCCTGCGCCTCCTGTCTTCCTGTTACGCGACTTGTCCGCCCTGTAAAGTCTTTCAAACACGAAAGGCAAGTCCTCCTCAGGTATGCCCTGCCCGTTATCCTTCACCCTGATCTCAAGCACATCTCCCTTGCTTTTGGCACTTATTTCAACCTTGCCTCCTTCTTGCGTGTATTTTAAGGCATTGGACAGAAGGTTTATAATTACCTGACTCATTTTATCCTTATCGGCAAAAATTTCCTCAGTCCCACCTTCAAAGGCAATTTCAATTCCGTTATTTTTAAATTCGGGCTCAAAATTGCATATGATTCTGCGTATCAGTGCCGACATGTCAAATACGGTTTTGTCCAATACAAAACCTTCACTTTCGTATTTTGCCAGCTTTTCAAGGTCTCCCACCATCTTGTTTATCCTGATTATTTCCTCATAACAGCTCTTGAGCCTGTCCGCGTCCGTTTCCCATATACCGTCTATCATGGCCTCCATGTGGCTTTGCAGTGTTGCAAGGGGAGTCCGAAGTTCGTGGGCCATGTCGGCACTCATTTTTTTGCGCAGAGCCTCCTGATTTTCCAGGGTTTGGGCAAGATTATTGATTGTTGAAGTCAACTGGCATATTTCCTCCGTAGTGGATTTTTCCGTTATTCTGTCGGAAAAATATCCCCGGGCTATCGACTGCGCGCTACTTATAACCCTGGCTATGGGCTGGCTCAGCTTTTTTGCCATTATACTTCCCAAAACCAGCGAGAAAATTACTGAAAAAACACCTACTGCAATCAAAATTTTGTTCAAAGTGTTTATAAATGCAAGGTCATTGTCACTCAAATAATACGGCCCATAGGAGCCAATCTCCACCAGACCGACACTCTTCTGGTTGTAAGTTACCTCATAAGGTATCTCTGTGTAAGATCCTCCGGCATCAGGATAACGTCTGCTTACGTTTCTTGCCATATGTTCAATAATTCTTTGGCACATTCCGTTGTTATGGGCCGTCGCATCCCAGATTACTCTGCCGCTGATATCCTTTACCTTTATTATCAGACCGTTTTCAAGCGCGCTGACACCTATGGCTTCCACCATTTCCGTGTTCCATTTTCCGTCTCCCAGATACTGCTGGCTTACCGCTGTGACAACTTCGCGGTTTCTTTTCTCCTGGTTTTGGTTGACATATTTTCTAAAGTGGCTGTCAAGAAACATATTGGTCAGCATCATTGCCAGAACTACGCTTGTCACGGCAACCAGAAGATAAGATACGGACAACTTTATCCTTAAACTAAATTTCATCACAAGTCCCCTCTTCCAATCATGTCATTCGGCACCTTCAAACCTGTATCCCACTCCATGAACCGTTAAAATATATTTCGGTGACTTAGGGTCGGTCTCAATTTTTTGCCTTAAGTTTTTGATATGGGTGTCCACCGTCCTGTCAAAGCCGTCAAAATCATCCCCCAGTGCCATGTTGATAAGCTCGTCCCTGGTAAAAGTCTTTCCTGGGTATTTTACCAACGTCATGAGAATTTTATATTCATTGGGGGTGAGATTCACTACATTGTTGCCTTTTCGTACTTCATATTTCAAACTGTCAATAACAAGGTCACCGTTGTTGAAGGAAAAAATATTCGAAAGCGGGACAGGATCGTCGGAAGTTCTTCTAAGCACCGCCGTAACCCTGGCCACAAGCTGTTTTGGGCTGAAAGGCTTGGTTATGTAATCATCGGCCCCGATATTGAGGCCTTTAAGAATATCCTCTTCCTCCGCTTTTGCGGTAAGCATTATAATCGGCACTCTCGATTTCTTTCTGATAATTTTGCATATTTCCTCGCCGCTCAAATCCGGAAGCATCAAATCAAGAACAATAAGGGACAGAGGAACTTTCTCAAATACATAAAGTGCCTCTTTTCCGGTAAAGGCTTCATACACTTCATATCCACTGTGCTCAAGATAGGATTTTACAACTTCCACAATCTTTTTTTCATCATCCACTACCAGTATTTTTTTTGAATAATTATTCATATTACAAGCCCTCCTGTTTAAGCTCCTGTTTTTGGGCTGTTTTTATATCTCGCTTCACAAACTTTTAAAAAAAGCCTATAGGGGGCGTGGCACCCCCTATTAAGGCTTTTGAATCTGTACAATTTACTTTTCCGGGTCGTATCTTTTCAAGCTTAAAGAATTGGTTACAACCGACACGGAGCTAAAGGCCATGGCCGCTCCCGCAATAATCGGACTAAGCAGGCCAAAGGCTGCAAAGGGAATGCCGATTATATTGTATATAAACGCCCAGAAAAGATTCTGCTTGATTTTCCTCATTGTTCTTCTGGACAGCTTTATGGCAGTCGGTATTGCTCTCAAATCCCCTCTCATAAGGGTAATATCCGCAGCTTCCATGGCAACATCCGTTCCTGTGCCGATAGCCATTCCAATATCCGCCGTTGCAAGGGCCGGGGCGTCATTAATGCCGTCTCCCACCATTCCGACAATTCTGCCCTGTTTTTTAAGTTTCTCAACTTCCTCCGCTTTGTTTTCAGGCAAAACTTCAGCCAGCACATTGGTTATTCCCACCTGTTTTGCAATAGCCTTTGCCGTTCTTTCATTATCGCCTGTAATCATATACACGTCAATTCCCATTTTCAAAAGCTGCTCTATTGCTTCCCCGGAGTGCTCCTTCACGGTATCCGCAACGGCCAGGATTGCTTCCACCCGATCATCTACCGCCATAAGCATTGCAGTTTTGCCTTCGTCTTCGAGTTTTGCAATATCGGACTCTATTTTCGAAATATCAAGTCCTTTTTCTTTCATAAGTTTTCTTGTGCCAATATATATGTTCTTATCATCGAATACTGCCGCAACACCCCTTCCGGGAATTGCTTCAAACTTTGCCGGATCCGGTATGGCTCCAAATTCGCTTTTACCCTTCTCATATATGGCAACTCCCAAAGGATGTTCCGATGCCTTCTCAGCGACGGCGGAAAGTTTCACAATTTCGTTCTTTTCCATACTTCCCAAGGGAATGATATCAGTAACTTCAGGTTTGCCCTTTGTTATTGTTCCGGTTTTGTCCAATACAACGGAATTAAGCTTGTATGCCATCTCCAGGTGTTCGCCGCCTTTTATCAGTATGCCCTTTTCCGCTCCTTTTCCGGTTCCCACCATGATGGCGGTCGGTGTTGCCAGTCCAAGGGCGCAGGGGCAGGCAATAACCAGTACCGACACAGCATTTACAATGGCTGAATTCAGTTCGCCGGTTGCCAGGTACCACGCCGCAAAGGTTACAACAGCTATTCCAATGACTGCAGGTACAAAGATGCCGGATACCCGGTCGGCG comes from Acetivibrio thermocellus ATCC 27405 and encodes:
- a CDS encoding RrF2 family transcriptional regulator is translated as MRFSTKGRYGLRAMIDLAVYSNGEHVTLASIAERQGISTNYLEQVFSTLRKSGLVKSAKGAQGGYMLSEVPSDIKVGRILRALEGPLSVTDEDDEEVSENESSIRKCIRINVWEKMNKSLNELVDSITLEDLAEDYRKRNGIDSTMYYI
- the larE gene encoding ATP-dependent sacrificial sulfur transferase LarE, translated to MSAEAKMEKLKARLKEMESVIVAFSGGVDSTFLLKVAHDVLGNKVLAVTARSAAFPERELKDAENFASNYGIPFKTIISEELNVEGFAENPPNRCYLCKKELFSKIKRIAEDEGYKFVVEGSNYDDLGDYRPGLKAIEELEIVSPLREVGLTKAEIRKLSKEMGLKTWDKPSFACLSSRFPYGERITEEKLKRVDKAEQFLIDLGFKQVRVRYHGNLARIEVADEDFGRFMDKQIRNSVYSKFKELGFVYVSLDLMGYRTGSMNEELEN
- a CDS encoding response regulator transcription factor; translation: MNNYSKKILVVDDEKKIVEVVKSYLEHSGYEVYEAFTGKEALYVFEKVPLSLIVLDLMLPDLSGEEICKIIRKKSRVPIIMLTAKAEEEDILKGLNIGADDYITKPFSPKQLVARVTAVLRRTSDDPVPLSNIFSFNNGDLVIDSLKYEVRKGNNVVNLTPNEYKILMTLVKYPGKTFTRDELINMALGDDFDGFDRTVDTHIKNLRQKIETDPKSPKYILTVHGVGYRFEGAE
- the cysK gene encoding cysteine synthase A, with translation MAKIAKNLTELIGNTPLLELSNYNRANNLEAVLIAKLEYFNPASSVKDRIGYAMIKDAEEKGIINKDTVIIEPTSGNTGIALAFVAAARGYRVILTMPETMSIERRNLLKALGAELVLTPGADGMGGAIRKAEELAREIPNSFIPQQFSNPANPEIHRRTTAEEIWRDTDGQVDIFVAGVGTGGTISGVGEVLKQRKPDVKIVAVEPFDSPVLSGGTKGPHKIQGIGAGFVPDNFNRAVVDEIFKVKNEEAFETSRKLARTEGLLVGISSGAAAFAATQIAKRPENKGKNIVVLLPDTGERYLSTALFQDA
- a CDS encoding homocysteine synthase produces the protein MAERKLKFDTLQVHAGQKPDPTTGSRAVPIYQTTSYVFNSPEHAANLFALKEPGNIYTRIMNPTTDVFEQRMAALEGGVGALAVASGSAAITYAILNIAGAGDEIVSASTLYGGTYNLFAATLPRIGIKTVFVDPDDPENFRKAINEKTKALYIESLGNPGINIVDIEAVAKIAHENGIPLIVDNTFGTPYLIRPFEFGADIVVHSATKFIGGHGTSIGGVIVDSGKFDWAGSGKFPVLTEPDPSYHGLKYVEAVGPLAYIIRARVQLLRDTGACISPFNSFLLLQGLETLSLRVERHVSNAKKIAEYLQNHPKVAWVNYPSLKGNKYYDLAQKYFPKGAGSIFTFGIKGGYEAAKKFIENLEIFSLLANVADAKSLVIHPASTTHSQLSEEEQRSCGVTPDQIRLSIGIEDVDDLIYDIEQALEKAVGA
- a CDS encoding sensor histidine kinase; this encodes MKFSLRIKLSVSYLLVAVTSVVLAMMLTNMFLDSHFRKYVNQNQEKRNREVVTAVSQQYLGDGKWNTEMVEAIGVSALENGLIIKVKDISGRVIWDATAHNNGMCQRIIEHMARNVSRRYPDAGGSYTEIPYEVTYNQKSVGLVEIGSYGPYYLSDNDLAFINTLNKILIAVGVFSVIFSLVLGSIMAKKLSQPIARVISSAQSIARGYFSDRITEKSTTEEICQLTSTINNLAQTLENQEALRKKMSADMAHELRTPLATLQSHMEAMIDGIWETDADRLKSCYEEIIRINKMVGDLEKLAKYESEGFVLDKTVFDMSALIRRIICNFEPEFKNNGIEIAFEGGTEEIFADKDKMSQVIINLLSNALKYTQEGGKVEISAKSKGDVLEIRVKDNGQGIPEEDLPFVFERLYRADKSRNRKTGGAGIGLTIAKTIVEAHNGHIEVYSKINEGTEFLITLPKGI
- the hydE gene encoding [FeFe] hydrogenase H-cluster radical SAM maturase HydE yields the protein MTNMTNMINLIDKLSTTHTLSYDEMYQLIEHRNEELANYLFEKARQVRILYYGHDVYMRGLIEFTNYCRNDCYYCGIRKSNCNAERYRLTKEQILECCDVGYELGFRTFVLQGGEDGYYTDKILADIVSSIKAKYPDCAITLSLGEKSYESYKLLYEAGADRYLLRHETANAQHYSKLHPPVMSLKNRKQCLYNLKEIGYQVGCGFMVGSPFQTTECLVDDLMFIKELQPHMVGIGPFIPHKDTPFAGKPAGTLELTLFLLGIIRLMLPYVLLPATTALGTIHPKGRELGILAGANVVMPNLSPKEVRSKYLLYDNKICTGDEAAECRMCLTHRIESIGYKLVVSRGDCKKPN
- a CDS encoding RrF2 family transcriptional regulator; protein product: MKISTKGRYGLEAIVDLAIHSSEGRVSLKSIAERCGMSEAYILQIFLILRRAGIVESIRGAQGGYVLARDPSQITVGEILTVLEGPLAPVPCIAEKTKRSKSSCERYENCTARSFWEKIMNTLNDVANSITVEDLVKCYNSTVSQNTELEYYI
- the metA gene encoding homoserine O-acetyltransferase MetA, whose protein sequence is MPIKIPDSLPAKEVLTNENIFVMDEHRALHQDVRPLRIAILNLMPTKITTETQLLRLIGNTPIQVEIELLHPKTHVSKNTPEEHLTKFYKTFDEVKDEKFDGLIITGAPVEQMEFEEVNYWEELKKIMDWSVHNVYSTFHICWGAQAALYHHYGIKKYPLKEKMFGIFPHRICKPNTMLLRGFDDCFYAPHSRHTEVRREDIEKVGEIDILSDSEEAGVYIMKTRGGRQVFVTGHSEYDQFTLKEEYERDLAKGLKIKMPKNYFPDDDPTKPPVVNWRGHANLLFSNWLNYYVYQETPFDLNELK
- a CDS encoding heavy metal translocating P-type ATPase, producing the protein MDGKGLSVKNQNMAKVELKISGMSCAACSARIEKRLNKVAGVAKASVNLATERANIEYDADKVKTDDLIKIVDDLGYKAERIENISKDREKEQREKEIKKLKAELIASAILSSPLILAMVFMLTGIDVPFLHNEYFQLVIATPVQFIIGLRFYRNAYHAIKARSANMDVLIAMGTSAAYFFSVYNAFFAHPVEMGMMKELYFEASSTIITLILLGKYLEAVAKGKTSEAIKKLMGLQAKTARVVRNGVEEDIPVEEVQVGDIIVVRPGEKIPVDGRIIEGNSSVDESMLTGESLPVEKKVGDFVTGATINKFGTFKFEATKVGKDTVLSQIIKMVEDAQGSKAPIQKIADRVSGIFVPAVIGIAVVTFAAWYLATGELNSAIVNAVSVLVIACPCALGLATPTAIMVGTGKGAEKGILIKGGEHLEMAYKLNSVVLDKTGTITKGKPEVTDIIPLGSMEKNEIVKLSAVAEKASEHPLGVAIYEKGKSEFGAIPDPAKFEAIPGRGVAAVFDDKNIYIGTRKLMKEKGLDISKIESDIAKLEDEGKTAMLMAVDDRVEAILAVADTVKEHSGEAIEQLLKMGIDVYMITGDNERTAKAIAKQVGITNVLAEVLPENKAEEVEKLKKQGRIVGMVGDGINDAPALATADIGMAIGTGTDVAMEAADITLMRGDLRAIPTAIKLSRRTMRKIKQNLFWAFIYNIIGIPFAAFGLLSPIIAGAAMAFSSVSVVTNSLSLKRYDPEK